One part of the Salinivirga cyanobacteriivorans genome encodes these proteins:
- a CDS encoding efflux RND transporter permease subunit, which produces MWVNIARIILRNRVAFLIAIALFTAFMAYKGKDAKMTYKYAQMLPHDDTTNQEHLYFKDIFGEGANVFIIGVQDSAFFELNKFNDWQKLSREVKNIRGITEVVSVGQVVNIKASRREQKFVSKRVFPDTIKSQKELDSLAQELHKLPFYKNLMYVDSTHTYLMAITLGQEVLNSKERVTIVDSIHAQAKKFAKKYDLPLEYSGLPYVRTEISKKIKAELGMFVILAFIVTAIILYLFFRSFKVVFFSLLVVAIGAVWSFGFLALFNFEITILTGMIPPLLIVIGVPNSIFLLNKYHAEYKKHGNKIKALQRVINKIGNAIFLTNLTTASGFATFILTTSAILVEFGILASINILGVFFLAITMIPIVFSFLPPPRRRHVRHLDNKLVKRFIDTLVHITEKHRPKVYITTGVVLVLIVIGVSQMHTTGYMIDDIPHNDPMYRDLEFFQEEFGGIIPFEIMIDTREKNGVLDLDNLRRIDTLQERLAEYSEFSKSMSVADAAMFLRQAYRGGDPRRYKLMVERERVRIARYLRNADESDSLINSFIDTARQITRISMNVKDVGTEKMEKLKSKIRNEVDSVFSPDDYDVIITGSSVIYSKGTRYLIRNLFISLAIAIVLIAVFMAFMFYSWRMVVISLIPNFIPLLMTAAIMGFFGIPIKVSTILIFSIAFGISVDDTIHFLAKYRQELNAFDWNISKAVTTAIRETGVSMMYTSVILFFGFSIFSASGFGGTQALGILVSLTLLFAMFSNLLLLPTLLLTLEKMITTRAFREPLIHIYDEDEEIELEDLKVNGSQITKNTE; this is translated from the coding sequence ATGTGGGTTAATATTGCCAGAATAATTCTCCGAAATCGTGTCGCTTTTCTAATCGCTATTGCGCTGTTTACTGCATTTATGGCCTATAAAGGTAAAGATGCAAAAATGACCTATAAATATGCGCAGATGTTGCCACATGATGATACAACAAACCAGGAGCACCTCTACTTTAAGGATATTTTTGGTGAAGGGGCTAATGTCTTTATTATTGGCGTGCAGGATTCTGCTTTTTTTGAATTAAATAAATTTAATGATTGGCAAAAATTATCACGTGAAGTTAAGAATATTAGAGGTATAACTGAAGTGGTGTCGGTTGGTCAGGTTGTAAATATTAAGGCCAGTCGTCGTGAACAAAAATTTGTTAGTAAACGTGTTTTTCCCGATACCATTAAATCACAGAAGGAACTTGACAGCCTTGCACAAGAATTACACAAGCTACCTTTTTACAAAAACTTAATGTATGTTGACAGCACCCATACATATCTCATGGCCATTACCCTGGGACAAGAAGTTTTGAATAGTAAAGAGCGTGTTACCATTGTTGATTCCATACATGCGCAGGCTAAAAAATTTGCAAAAAAATATGATTTACCACTGGAATATTCCGGCTTGCCTTATGTGAGAACCGAAATTTCGAAAAAAATTAAGGCAGAACTCGGGATGTTTGTGATATTAGCATTCATTGTTACAGCTATCATCCTCTACCTCTTTTTCCGGTCCTTTAAGGTTGTCTTTTTCTCGTTGTTGGTTGTGGCTATTGGCGCCGTTTGGTCATTTGGATTTTTAGCCCTTTTCAATTTCGAGATAACCATTCTTACGGGAATGATTCCGCCTTTACTTATTGTGATAGGTGTGCCCAACAGTATATTCTTGTTGAATAAGTATCATGCCGAATACAAGAAACACGGCAATAAAATAAAAGCGCTGCAGCGGGTAATCAATAAAATAGGAAATGCCATTTTTCTGACCAACCTGACTACAGCATCAGGATTTGCCACATTTATTTTAACAACTAGTGCCATATTAGTGGAGTTTGGTATACTGGCCTCAATTAATATTCTTGGCGTGTTTTTTCTGGCTATTACAATGATTCCTATTGTTTTTAGCTTTCTTCCACCACCCCGCCGCAGGCATGTAAGGCACCTGGACAATAAACTTGTTAAAAGATTTATAGATACGCTTGTTCATATCACAGAAAAGCATCGACCAAAGGTTTATATTACCACAGGGGTTGTGTTAGTGCTAATTGTTATTGGTGTTTCGCAGATGCATACAACGGGATACATGATCGACGATATCCCGCATAACGACCCAATGTATCGGGACCTCGAATTTTTTCAGGAAGAATTTGGCGGTATAATTCCGTTTGAAATTATGATTGATACTCGAGAAAAAAACGGCGTGCTCGATCTCGACAACCTGAGAAGAATTGATACTTTGCAAGAAAGACTTGCAGAATATTCTGAATTTAGTAAATCAATGTCGGTCGCCGATGCCGCAATGTTTCTGCGGCAGGCTTATCGGGGAGGAGATCCCAGGCGATATAAATTAATGGTAGAACGCGAGCGGGTACGTATTGCCCGATACCTGCGCAATGCTGATGAGAGTGACAGCCTCATTAACTCTTTCATAGACACTGCCCGCCAGATTACACGCATTAGTATGAATGTGAAAGATGTGGGTACTGAAAAAATGGAAAAGCTAAAGTCTAAAATTAGAAATGAGGTTGACAGTGTCTTTTCTCCCGATGATTACGATGTAATTATAACAGGTTCTAGTGTAATATACTCAAAGGGAACAAGGTACTTAATACGTAATTTGTTTATTTCCCTTGCCATAGCCATTGTACTTATAGCTGTTTTTATGGCTTTTATGTTTTATTCATGGAGAATGGTGGTTATTTCGCTCATCCCTAATTTTATTCCGCTGCTCATGACAGCCGCCATTATGGGATTTTTTGGCATCCCTATAAAGGTGTCAACAATATTAATTTTTAGTATAGCATTTGGTATATCAGTAGACGATACCATACACTTTTTAGCCAAATATAGACAAGAGTTGAATGCATTCGATTGGAATATTTCTAAAGCCGTAACTACTGCAATTCGCGAAACAGGTGTTAGTATGATGTACACGAGTGTAATATTGTTTTTCGGATTTTCTATTTTTTCTGCCTCCGGCTTTGGAGGCACGCAGGCCCTTGGAATATTGGTTTCGCTAACCCTGCTCTTTGCTATGTTTTCTAATTTGTTATTGCTGCCCACGTTGTTACTGACGCTTGAGAAAATGATTACGACCCGCGCTTTCCGCGAGCCGCTTATTCATATTTACGATGAAGATGAAGAAATTGAGCTCGAAGACCTTAAGGTGAATGGATCGCAGATAACCAAAAATACAGAGTAA